One stretch of Glycine soja cultivar W05 chromosome 7, ASM419377v2, whole genome shotgun sequence DNA includes these proteins:
- the LOC114419591 gene encoding FHA domain-containing protein At4g14490-like — protein MEEQEEEAPTLRLEILQGPRGGETLEFKPGAAVRIGRVVKGNTLPIKDLGISSKHLTISTESNKWTLRDLDSSNGTVLDGSQIPPHTPFTLQHDSIIKIGELTSIHVIFAPREQQQQQELAVLPRRNPTRRGRTEPAPTESVPPRGRGRPRGLKSKVQIQIQSVEENDASVVDAESERVGPPSRVTRKTNRGRSVVKEDWSVVVENLDAPEGKTQSVEEKNASVVEAEGEGVGPPARVTRKVNRGRSVVRVCDDDDVPVEKVEEPKSTRNLSLIVISDSSVGNSDAPLVEEPKKTRMMRNSKKVPGVTTGNVEKKTKRGVAEKRELEEEGEDLNGVKETCDGRKEGNLPNLKRRRRGATEKRELEKEGEDGNVVKEACDGREEGNLNGDDRNWHDLKGRERELEKEGVEGNSVKEACHENWPDLNKMTLGEWFDFLEVYMPKQIIDETEEMIDSMTQKAERLREYIVEMQQQNGKAKMPMEE, from the coding sequence atggaagaacaagaagaagaagctccCACTCTGCGACTCGAGATTCTGCAAGGCCCTCGCGGGGGCGAAACCCTAGAATTCAAACCCGGCGCCGCCGTCCGAATCGGCCGCGTCGTTAAAGGCAACACTCTCCCAATCAAGGACCTCGGAATCTCCTCCAAGCACCTCACGATCTCAACGGAATCCAACAAATGGACCCTCCGCGATTTGGATTCCTCAAACGGCACCGTTTTGGACGGATCCCAAATCCCTCCCCACACCCCCTTCACGCTTCAACATGACTCCATTATTAAGATCGGAGAACTCACATCCATCCACGTCATCTTCGCCCCTCgcgaacaacaacaacaacaagaactcGCGGTTCTGCCGCGACGGAACCCCACGCGCCGCGGTCGGACCGAACCGGCTCCAACTGAATCGGTTCCGCCACGCGGACGCGGTAGACCTAGGGGTTTGAAGAGTAAGGttcagattcagattcagaGCGTTGAGGAAAATGATGCGAGTGTGGTGGACGCGGAATCTGAGCGCGTGGGTCCGCCTTCTAGGGTAACGAGGAAGACGAACAGAGGAAGGAGCGTGGTTAAGGAGGATTGGAGTGTTGTTGTTGAGAATTTGGATGCTCCGGAGGGTAAGACTCAGAGCGTTGAGGAGAAGAACGCGAGTGTGGTGGAGGCGGAAGGTGAGGGCGTCGGTCCGCCTGCTAGGGTAACGAGGAAGGTGAACAGAGGAAGGAGTGTGGTTAGGGTTTGCGACGATGATGATGTTCCGGTGGAGAAGGTAGAGGAGCCGAAGAGTACGAGGAATTTGAGTCTGATTGTGATTTCTGATTCCAGCGTTGGGAATTCGGATGCTCCGTTGGTAGAGGAGCCGAAGAAGACGCGCATGATGCGAAATTCGAAGAAGGTGCCTGGGGTGACTACTGGGAATGTGGAGAAGAAGACGAAGAGGGGTGTTGCTGAAAAGAGAGAATTGGAGGAAGAAGGCGAAGATTTGAATGGTGTGAAGGAGACTTGTGATGGAAGAAAAGAGGGGAATTTGCCTAATTTGAAACGGAGAAGGAGGGGTGCTACCGAGAAAAGAGAATTGGAGAAAGAGGGTGAAGATGGGAATGTTGTGAAAGAGGCTTGTGATGGGAGAGAAGAGGGGAATTTGAATGGAGATGATAGGAATTGGCATGATTtgaaagggagagagagggaATTGGAGAAGGAGGGTGTAGAAGGGAATAGTGTGAAAGAGGCTTGTCATGAGAATTGGCCTGATTTGAATAAGATGACTCTTGGTGAGTGGTTTGATTTCTTGGAGGTTTACATGCCGAAACAGATCATAGATGAGACTGAAGAGATGATTGACTCGATGACCCAAAAAGCTGAGAGACTCCGTGAGTACATTGTAGAGATGCAACAACAGAATGGCAAGGCCAAAATGCCAATGGAGGAATAG
- the LOC114417762 gene encoding cellulose synthase-like protein E1 → METLLLNTIHVQNLLVIINRLHMLLHSTALAFLFYYRLCFLFQPSETIESHSLPWLLVFASEIILSFIWILDQAYRWHPVLRSIFQERLLEDHKLPSIDVFICTADPTKEPTLDVMNTVLSAMALDYPPQKLHMYVSDEGGSPLTLHGVREASKFARSSVYMEDKQKIKVDHEGTWFH, encoded by the coding sequence ATGGAGACCCTTCTTCTGAATACCATCCATGTCCAAAACCTATTAGTTATCATCAATAGGTTACACATGCTACTCCACTCCACTGCACTAGCCTTCTTGTTCTATTACAGACTGTGCTTTCTTTTCCAACCCTCAGAAACAATAGAAAGCCACTCGTTACCATGGCTACTTGTTTTTGCTTCAGAGATCATTCTCTCCTTCATTTGGATCCTTGACCAAGCTTATCGTTGGCATCCCGTTTTGCGGTCCATTTTCCAGGAAAGATTGCTGGAGGATCACAAGCTTCCTTCTATTGATGTGTTCATATGCACTGCTGATCCAACCAAGGAGCCCACTTTGGATGTGATGAACACAGTTCTATCAGCCATGGCACTGGATTACCCTCCACAGAAACTTCATATGTATGTTTCGGATGAAGGAGGGTCTCCTTTGACTCTTCATGGGGTGAGGGAGGCTTCGAAGTTTGCTAGGAGTAGTGTGTACATGGAAGATAAGCAAAAGATCAAGGTTGACCATGAGGGAACTTGGTTTCATTGA
- the LOC114419592 gene encoding guanylate-binding protein 1-like, with translation MLKYFNRGRDSPAADASPPSHAPATPSSSLPSASPVTGPARPIRLVYCDEKGKFQMDPEAVATLQLVKEPIGVVSVCGRARQGKSFILNQLLGKSSGFQVASTHRPCTKGLWLWSAPLKKTALDGTEYSLLLLDSEGIDAYDQTGTYSTQIFSLAVLLSSMFIYNQMGGIDEASLDRLSLVTQMTKHIRVRASGGKTSASELGQFSPIFVWLLRDFYLDLTEDNRKITPRDYLEIALRPVQGSGKDIKAKNEIRDSIRALFPDRECFTLVRPLNNENDLQRLDQISMDKLRTGFREGLDALTKFVFERTRPKQVGATMMTGPVLVGITESYLKALNEGAVPTISSSWQSVEEAECHRAYDSATDVYMSSFDRSSPPEEVALREAHEQAKQKSMAAFNAIAIGVGSARKTYEALLLKFFKKAFEDYRKDAFMEADLQCSNAIQSMEKRLRAACNASDAKIDNVAKVLDALLSEYEKTIQGPGKWQKLAVFLQQSFEGPVLDLVKRLIATVESEKRSHALQCRSIEEKVDLLTKRLEATEGEKSNYIKRYEDAINDKKKLMDEYKNCITDLQANRRSLDERYSSLLKTLDSTKQESMDWKRKYEQVLSRQKAEEDQASSEIAALKSRSGAAEARLAAAKEQAQSAQEEAEEWKRKYDIARREAQSALQKAANVQERTNKQTQLREDALREEFSGTLAEKEDEIKEKTAKIEHAEKCLTTLNLELKAAESKIRSYDTEISSLRIEIKELTEKLKAENAKAQSYEREAIVFQQEKNHLEQKYHTEFKRFDEVQERCKTAEKEAARATEVADKARAEAGMAQKERSEMQRLAMERLAQIERAERRIENLGREKDNLEAELQRVRDSEKDALTRAVKLEEKVQQREKDLEALLDKDKTHRRNSAQILEQLLETEREAHAQANNRAEALSLQLQSAQAKIDSLHQELTKFRLNETALDSKLNTASHGKRMRVDDNIGDDMDVSPRIVKGTKRTRSTYTQPEDGGSIFEGAEENLSQRTSEDDYRKFTVQRLKQELTKHNYGDQLLRLKNPNKKDIIALYEKCVLHKS, from the exons ATGCTCAAGTATTTCAACCGAGGTCGGGACAGCCCCGCCGCCGACGCGTCACCGCCCTCCCACGCGCCTGCGACGCCGTCGTCTTCGTTGCCGTCGGCGTCTCCGGTGACCGGCCCCGCGAGGCCCATTCGCCTAGTCTACTGCGACGAGAAGGGAAAGTTCCAGATGGATCCGGAAGCCGTTGCAACGCTCCAACTCGTCAAGGAGCCCATCGGCGTCGTCTCCGTCTGCGGCCGCGCGCGCCAGGGCAAGAGTTTCATCCTCAACCAG CTCTTAGGAAAGAGTAGCGGATTTCAAGTAGCCTCAACACATCGGCCATGCACCAAAGGGCTTTGGTTGTGGAGTGCACCTTTGAAGAAGACCGCTCTTGATGGAACAGAGTACAGTCTCCTGCTATTAGACAGTGAAGGAATAGATGCTTATGATCAAACG GGAACATACAGCACCCAGATATTCTCATTGGCAGTTCTTTTGTCTAGCATGTTCATTTATAACCAG ATGGGTGGTATCGATGAGGCTTCCCTCGATCGCCTTTCTCTTGTCACCCAAATGACAAAGCACATCCGTGTTAGAGCATCAGGAGGAAAGACTTCTGCGTCTGAGCTAGGACAGTTTTCCCCAATTTTTGTCTGGCTCTTAAGG GACTTTTATTTGGACCTAACAGAAGATAACAGAAAAATAACACCCCGTGATTATCTGGAAATTGCCTTGAGGCCTGTCCAAGGGAGTGGAAAAGATATAAAGGCTAAAAATGAG ATTCGAGATTCCATTCGGGCTTTATTCCCAGACAGGGAATGCTTCACTCTTGTGCGACCTTTGAACAACGAAAATGATCTACAGCGACTGGACCAGATATCA ATGGATAAATTAAGAACTGGATTTCGAGAGGGCCTTGATGCTTTGACAAAGTTTGTTTTCGAGAGAACTAGGCCAAAACAAGTTGGTGCAACTATGATGACTGGACCTGTATTGGTTGGTATAACTGAATCTTATCTGAAAGCGCTCAACGAAGGTGCCGTGCCTACAATTTCTTCCTCCTGGCAG AGTGTTGAAGAAGCTGAGTGTCATCGGGCATATGATTCTGCTACTGATGTTTATATGTCTTCTTTTGACCGCTCATCGCCACCTGAGGAA GTTGCTTTGAGGGAAGCACATGaacaagcaaaacaaaaatcaatggCTGCTTTTAATGCTATTGCCATAGGAGTTGGTTCAGCCAGGAAGACATATGAGGCCCTCCTTCTTAAATTCTTCAAAAAGGCATTTGAG GATTATAGGAAAGATGCTTTCATGGAAGCAGATCTGCAGTGCTCTAATGCTATACAGTCTATGGAAAAGAGGCTGAGGGCAGCTTGTAATGCTTCTGACGCAAAGATTGATAATGTCGCTAAG GTTCTTGATGCCCTTTTATCTGAATATGAAAAAACTATTCAAGGTCCAGGGAAGTGGCAAAAACTTGCTGTCTTCTTACAACAAAG TTTTGAAGGCCCTGTGCTTGACCTTGTCAAGAGGCTAATAGCAACCGTCGAATCAGAGAAGAGGTCTCATGCTTTACAATGCCGGTCCATTGAAGAAAAGGTGGACCTTCTGACAAAACGGCTGGAAGCCACTGAAGGTGAAAAATCGAACTACATTAAGCGATACGAGGATGCCATCAATGATAAGAAGAAACTCATGGATGAATATAAGAATTGCATAACTGACCTGCAAGCTAATCGTCGCTCACTGGACGAGAGGTACTCTAGTTTATTGAAAACACTTGACTCTACCAAGCAGGAATCCATGGAttggaaaagaaaatatgaGCAAGTCTTATCGAGGCAGAAAGCTGAAGAAGATCAAGCTAGTTCTGAAATAGCAGCCCTCAAGTCCCGGAGTGGTGCTGCTGAAGCAAGGTTGGCAGCAGCAAAGGAACAAGCTCAGTCTGCTCAAGAGGAGGCAGAGGAGTGGAAGCGGAAGTATGATATCGCCCGGAGAGAAGCACAATCTGCTTTGCAGAAAGCAGCTAATGTGCAGGAGCGCACAAACAAGCAGACACAATTGAGGGAAGATGCTTTAAGAGAAGAATTTTCTGGAACTTTGGCTGAAAAA GAAGatgaaataaaagagaaaactgCAAAAATTGAGCATGCTGAGAAGTGTTTAACAACCCTGAATTTAGAGTTGAAG GCTGCTGAATCAAAGATAAGGAGTTATGATACAGAAATATCATCACTGAGGattgaaattaaagagttgactGAGAAGTTGAAAGCTGAAAATGCTAAGGCTCAATCATATGAAAGGGAAGCGATAGTATTTCAGCAGGAAAAGAACCATCTAGAACAGAAGTATCATACTGAGTTCAAAAGATTTGATGAGGTCCAAGAAAGGTGTAAAACTGCTGAAAAAGAAGCTGCAAGGGCTACTGAAGTGGCTGATAAAGCACGGGCTGAAGCAGGCATGGCTCAGAAGGAGAGGAGTGAGATGCAGAGACTGGCAATGGAAAGGCTGGCACAGATTGAGAGGGCTGAGAGGAGAATTGAAAATTTGGGGAGGGAGAAAGATAATCTGGAAGCTGAATTACAGAGAGTAAGGGATTCGGAGAAGGATGCACTTACCAGAGCTGTGAAACTAGAGGAGAAGGTGCAACAGAGAGAGAAGGATTTAGAAGCCCTTTTGGACAAAGATAAGACACACAGGCGAAATAGTGCCCAGATTCTTGAACAGCTTCTGGAAACAGAACGTGAAGCACATGCACAGGCAAATAACCGGGCGGAGGCTCTCTCTCTACAGTTACAATCTGCACAAGCCAAAATTGATTCTCTCCATCAAGAACTGACTAAATTTCGACTGAATGAAACTGCATTGGACAGTAAACTAAACACTGCTTCCCATGGTAAACGAATGAGGGTAGATGACAACATTGGTGATGACATGGATGTAAGCCCGAGAATTGTAAAGGGAACCAAGAGAACAAGGAGTACATACACACAACCAGAAGATGGTGGTTCCATCTTTGAGGGTGCTGAAGAAAATCTTAGTCAGCGAACAAGTGAGGATGATTATAGAAAATTTACCGTACAAAGGCTTAAGCAAGAGCTGACAAAGCACAACTATGGTGATCAGCTGCTTCGGTTGAAGAATCCCAACAAGAAAGATATCATTGCTCTGTATGAGAAATGTGTTCTTCACAAGTCATAG